The Archangium primigenium genomic interval ACCAGCCCCGCGTCCAGCCGGTGGTGCATCCCGAAGCCCAGGCTCAGGTGCTTCTGCAGGAAGGGGTCCCGATCGATGAGGAACTGGTCGGGATCCGGGAACACGCTGGCGTCGCGGTTGGCCGCGGAGATGCACAGCATCACCCCATCGCCCTCGCGCACGGTGCGCCCGCGCAGGCTGAACGTCTGGCGCGCGGTGCGGTGCAGCACGGGCACCGCGGGGCTCAGCCGCAGCATCTCCTCCAGCGCGCCCGTCATGAGCGCGGGCTGCGCGCGCAGCGCCGGGGCCCGGTCGGGCTGGGACAGCAATTCGTGCAAGCCATTGCCGAGCTGATCCGCGAAGGACGCCAGGCCCGAGACGAGCAGCAGCGCGACGGTGGCCACGCGCGGCTCGGGGTTGGGGGTGCCCGGCACGTGGGCGCGCAGCATGTGGCTGAGCAGGTCCGCCCCGGGGGACTGGCGCCGCGCGGCGAGCAGCGGCCCGAGATAGTCGAGGAACTCGCGGGTGGCGAGCAGGGCGCGGCGGGCCAGGGCGCCCGCGTCGAGCCCCGTCACGGGCGACTGGACCTCGGCGATGGCGCGCGTCCAGGCCAGGAAGCCCTCCCGGTGGGGGGCGGGCAGGTCCATCAACTCGGCGAGCACGAGCCCCGGCAGCACCCCCGTCACCGCCCGCACCGCGTCCATGCGTCCCTGGCCGCGCACCCGCGAGAGCAGCAACCCCACCTGGCGCCGCAGGGCGGGCCGGAAGGACTCGAGCGCCTCGGGCGAGAAGCCGGGCGCGGCCTGCCGCCGCAGCGCCATCCACTCCCGGCTGCCCTCCGCGCGCCCCGAGGCGCCCTTGCGGAAGGCCTGGAGCAGCTCCTCGCCCGGCCCCTGCAACGGCGCCTCGTGGAAGTCCACGCGCGCGGCCCCCAGCCGCTCATCCCGCAGGCCGTCCCGCACGTCCGCGTGGCTCAGGAAGACCCAGGCCCCCAGCGCGTCCGACCAGCGAGGCCCCTCGTCCGCGCCCCCCTCCGCCTGGGCACCCGTCGTCTCCGCGGAGAGACCCATCGGGAAGCCGGGAACGGCGAGGGAGAGCTTGCGGGCGGCGCTCGACATGGCGGTCCTCTTTTCTCGGGCTGCGAA includes:
- a CDS encoding cytochrome P450, producing the protein MSSAARKLSLAVPGFPMGLSAETTGAQAEGGADEGPRWSDALGAWVFLSHADVRDGLRDERLGAARVDFHEAPLQGPGEELLQAFRKGASGRAEGSREWMALRRQAAPGFSPEALESFRPALRRQVGLLLSRVRGQGRMDAVRAVTGVLPGLVLAELMDLPAPHREGFLAWTRAIAEVQSPVTGLDAGALARRALLATREFLDYLGPLLAARRQSPGADLLSHMLRAHVPGTPNPEPRVATVALLLVSGLASFADQLGNGLHELLSQPDRAPALRAQPALMTGALEEMLRLSPAVPVLHRTARQTFSLRGRTVREGDGVMLCISAANRDASVFPDPDQFLIDRDPFLQKHLSLGFGMHHRLDAGLVKHTLRALLEGMLEELPQARLDEERCSRLKSQGLHARGFESLPVRW